The Aureispira anguillae genome contains a region encoding:
- a CDS encoding porin family protein — translation MTDFYKNNDDLLRDKLTQHEFAPIPNAWENMSALLDQQQVVPKRAAGYWWSIPFVTAAALAGVIGLGVYLHSTPTTASPAAPILAKQNAKTTTTVDAKPVIASAPQEHQQALIIKNVGAINNTNSDNTNPLGSTTVKSAKKNPVTRSKSASSKQPVQTVSRTKKSATKKKAVVNEPIINKTTINSNSHNNNVALENAIKEVTTKENKRSKPRVKTTRTEVIYQYSLTPLRALQSKRKAMEQQNTIGNFGIGDELNTKKSPLKVGVFGGASAKVYRNSQKLSVMPYAGVNASYRVAKHHGVQVGLQYKSMGRLPNPKNNSENNAITYTVGTKTSQSHVLNRIDMLEMPLVYQFHPHPRYNVQAGVKAAWLFNTESTSPELNPLSNKEMGLADFDFSILLGMEYCFNKHWSVGLQYSIGLVNLTQQAKAKHDESIQADLSSGVDPQGKIQALSDVGELLVPVAEGVDHQQMIRLPNQLHNNDVQLLLKYTF, via the coding sequence AGTTCCTAAACGTGCCGCAGGGTATTGGTGGTCTATACCTTTTGTTACAGCAGCAGCATTAGCAGGTGTGATTGGCTTAGGAGTTTACCTTCATTCTACCCCAACAACCGCCTCTCCTGCCGCTCCTATTTTGGCAAAACAAAACGCTAAAACAACAACTACAGTTGATGCTAAACCTGTTATTGCGAGTGCTCCACAGGAGCACCAACAAGCGCTTATTATTAAAAATGTTGGCGCAATTAATAACACCAATAGTGACAATACAAATCCGTTAGGTTCTACGACTGTAAAATCAGCGAAAAAGAATCCTGTTACTCGTTCCAAAAGTGCGTCTAGCAAACAACCTGTTCAAACGGTTTCAAGAACAAAAAAATCAGCCACTAAAAAGAAGGCTGTTGTTAATGAACCTATTATTAATAAAACAACCATTAACAGCAATAGTCATAACAATAATGTAGCATTAGAAAATGCGATTAAAGAGGTTACGACAAAAGAAAACAAGCGTTCTAAACCTAGGGTAAAAACAACTCGTACAGAAGTTATTTATCAATATTCTTTAACCCCACTGCGTGCATTACAAAGCAAAAGAAAAGCAATGGAGCAACAGAATACAATCGGTAACTTTGGTATTGGTGATGAGCTTAATACTAAAAAATCTCCACTAAAAGTGGGTGTATTTGGCGGAGCAAGTGCAAAAGTTTATCGCAATAGTCAGAAACTATCTGTTATGCCTTATGCTGGTGTTAATGCCTCTTATCGAGTAGCTAAACACCACGGAGTTCAAGTTGGTTTACAGTACAAAAGTATGGGACGCTTGCCCAATCCTAAAAATAACAGTGAGAATAATGCAATAACATACACTGTTGGCACCAAAACTAGTCAATCACATGTTTTAAATAGAATTGATATGTTGGAAATGCCTTTGGTCTATCAATTTCATCCACATCCTCGCTATAATGTTCAGGCAGGGGTTAAAGCAGCTTGGTTATTCAATACAGAAAGCACAAGCCCAGAATTGAATCCTCTATCGAATAAAGAAATGGGATTGGCTGATTTTGATTTTAGTATTTTATTGGGCATGGAGTACTGTTTTAATAAGCATTGGTCTGTTGGTCTGCAATATAGCATTGGTCTGGTTAATTTGACCCAACAAGCAAAAGCAAAACACGACGAATCGATCCAAGCGGACCTTAGTAGTGGAGTAGATCCTCAAGGTAAAATACAAGCACTTTCTGATGTTGGTGAATTGTTGGTTCCTGTTGCAGAGGGTGTTGATCATCAACAAATGATTAGATTACCCAATCAGCTCCATAATAATGATGTTCAACTTCTTTTAAAATATACGTTCTAA